One genomic segment of Chelonia mydas isolate rCheMyd1 chromosome 1, rCheMyd1.pri.v2, whole genome shotgun sequence includes these proteins:
- the BPGM gene encoding bisphosphoglycerate mutase isoform X2: MTKYKLVLLRHGEGAWNKENRFCSWVDQKLSSNGIKEARNCGKHLKALGFQFDQVFTSILSRSIQTAWLVLEEMGQEWVPTQSSWRLNERHYGALIGLNRAEMALNHGEEQVKIWRRSYDVTPPPITESHPYYKEIYDDRRYKCCDVSQDKLPMAESLKEVLERLLPYWNEKIAPELKSGKVILISAHGNSTRALLKHLEGISDEDIVNVTLPTGVPVLLELDENLRPLGRHQFLGDQEAIQAAIRKVEDQGKVQPVEKK; this comes from the exons ATGACTAAGTACAAACTTGTTCTGTTAAGACACGGAGAAGGAGCCTGGAACAAAGAGAACCGCTTTTGCAGCTGGGTGGATCAGAAGCTGAGCAGCAATGGGATAAAGGAAGCTCGGAACTGTGGGAAACACCTCAAAGCGCTAGGTTTTCAGTTTGACCAGGTGTTTACATCCATCCTAAGCCGTTCTATTCAGACTGCTTGGCTGGTGTTAGAAGAGATGGGGCAAGAATGGGTTCCCACCCAAAGTTCATGGCGTCTGAATGAACGCCACTACGGTGCACTGATAGGTCTCAACAGAGCAGAAATGGCTCTGAACCATGGTGAAGAGCAAGTGAAAATATGGAGAAGAAGCTATGATGTTACTCCACCTCCCATAACTGAATCTCATCCTTACTACAAAGAGATCTATGATGATCGCAGATATAAATGCTGTGATGTGTCGCAGGACAAACTCCCAATGGCTGAAAGCTTAAAAGAAGTTCTGGAGAGACTCCTTCCTTATTGGAATGAAAAGATAGCACCAGAACTGAAAAGCGGCAAAGTGATCCTTATATCTGCTCATGGAAACAGCACGAGGGCACTGCTCAAGCATCTGGAAG GCATCTCCGATGAGGATATAGTTAATGTTACCCTCCCCACTGGCGTGCCTGTGCTCCTTGAACTCGATGAGAATCTGCGCCCTCTTGGCCGTCACCAGTTTCTAGGTGATCAAGAGGCTATCCAAGCTGCCATCAGAAAAGTGGAAGATCAAGGGAAAGTCCAACCTGTTGAGAAGAAATAA
- the BPGM gene encoding bisphosphoglycerate mutase isoform X1, which produces MTKYKLVLLRHGEGAWNKENRFCSWVDQKLSSNGIKEARNCGKHLKALGFQFDQVFTSILSRSIQTAWLVLEEMGQEWVPTQSSWRLNERHYGALIGLNRAEMALNHGEEQVKIWRRSYDVTPPPITESHPYYKEIYDDRRYKCCDVSQDKLPMAESLKEVLERLLPYWNEKIAPELKSGKVILISAHGNSTRALLKHLEAPKFPKDVSLQCPVPLPGHSQKGIVFAASKEGPSACQRPLSLFPEAGRLPGEIASPVVIVHWEISPTLASFNSFAYLLCKCTSIVSGLTLLSFHWGCRQNTISLSGADFCTVC; this is translated from the exons ATGACTAAGTACAAACTTGTTCTGTTAAGACACGGAGAAGGAGCCTGGAACAAAGAGAACCGCTTTTGCAGCTGGGTGGATCAGAAGCTGAGCAGCAATGGGATAAAGGAAGCTCGGAACTGTGGGAAACACCTCAAAGCGCTAGGTTTTCAGTTTGACCAGGTGTTTACATCCATCCTAAGCCGTTCTATTCAGACTGCTTGGCTGGTGTTAGAAGAGATGGGGCAAGAATGGGTTCCCACCCAAAGTTCATGGCGTCTGAATGAACGCCACTACGGTGCACTGATAGGTCTCAACAGAGCAGAAATGGCTCTGAACCATGGTGAAGAGCAAGTGAAAATATGGAGAAGAAGCTATGATGTTACTCCACCTCCCATAACTGAATCTCATCCTTACTACAAAGAGATCTATGATGATCGCAGATATAAATGCTGTGATGTGTCGCAGGACAAACTCCCAATGGCTGAAAGCTTAAAAGAAGTTCTGGAGAGACTCCTTCCTTATTGGAATGAAAAGATAGCACCAGAACTGAAAAGCGGCAAAGTGATCCTTATATCTGCTCATGGAAACAGCACGAGGGCACTGCTCAAGCATCTGGAAG CTCCCAAGTTCCCCAAAGACgtctctctgcagtgtccagtccctcttccTGGACACTCACAAAAAGGTATTGTGTTTGCTGCCTCAAAAGAGGGCCCATCAGCCTGTCAG CGGCCATTGTCTCTGTTTCCAGAGGCAGGCAGGCTTCCTGGAGAGATCGCATCCCCCGTTGTGATCGTTCATTGGGAAATCTCTCCTACACTTGCTAGTTTTAATAGCTTTGCTTACCTTCTGTGTAAGTGTACTTCCATTGTTTCTGGCCTCACCTTGCTCAGTTTCCACTGGGGATGCAGGCAAAACACCATTTCTTTGTCTGGGGCAGACTTTTGCACTGTGTGCTGA
- the BPGM gene encoding bisphosphoglycerate mutase isoform X3 translates to MTKYKLVLLRHGEGAWNKENRFCSWVDQKLSSNGIKEARNCGKHLKALGFQFDQVFTSILSRSIQTAWLVLEEMGQEWVPTQSSWRLNERHYGALIGLNRAEMALNHGEEQVKIWRRSYDVTPPPITESHPYYKEIYDDRRYKCCDVSQDKLPMAESLKEVLERLLPYWNEKIAPELKSGKVILISAHGNSTRALLKHLEAPKFPKDVSLQCPVPLPGHSQKGIVFAASKEGPSACQVSWRHVLHFSVTARHLR, encoded by the exons ATGACTAAGTACAAACTTGTTCTGTTAAGACACGGAGAAGGAGCCTGGAACAAAGAGAACCGCTTTTGCAGCTGGGTGGATCAGAAGCTGAGCAGCAATGGGATAAAGGAAGCTCGGAACTGTGGGAAACACCTCAAAGCGCTAGGTTTTCAGTTTGACCAGGTGTTTACATCCATCCTAAGCCGTTCTATTCAGACTGCTTGGCTGGTGTTAGAAGAGATGGGGCAAGAATGGGTTCCCACCCAAAGTTCATGGCGTCTGAATGAACGCCACTACGGTGCACTGATAGGTCTCAACAGAGCAGAAATGGCTCTGAACCATGGTGAAGAGCAAGTGAAAATATGGAGAAGAAGCTATGATGTTACTCCACCTCCCATAACTGAATCTCATCCTTACTACAAAGAGATCTATGATGATCGCAGATATAAATGCTGTGATGTGTCGCAGGACAAACTCCCAATGGCTGAAAGCTTAAAAGAAGTTCTGGAGAGACTCCTTCCTTATTGGAATGAAAAGATAGCACCAGAACTGAAAAGCGGCAAAGTGATCCTTATATCTGCTCATGGAAACAGCACGAGGGCACTGCTCAAGCATCTGGAAG CTCCCAAGTTCCCCAAAGACgtctctctgcagtgtccagtccctcttccTGGACACTCACAAAAAGGTATTGTGTTTGCTGCCTCAAAAGAGGGCCCATCAGCCTGTCAGGTGAGCTGGAGACACGTACTTCACTTCAGTGTAACAGCACG GCATCTCCGATGA
- the BPGM gene encoding bisphosphoglycerate mutase isoform X5, whose translation MTKYKLVLLRHGEGAWNKENRFCSWVDQKLSSNGIKEARNCGKHLKALGFQFDQVFTSILSRSIQTAWLVLEEMGQEWVPTQSSWRLNERHYGALIGLNRAEMALNHGEEQVKIWRRSYDVTPPPITESHPYYKEIYDDRRYKCCDVSQDKLPMAESLKEVLERLLPYWNEKIAPELKSGKVILISAHGNSTRALLKHLEGSAVSLFPCGVNPQMPQLDNLVLSVM comes from the exons ATGACTAAGTACAAACTTGTTCTGTTAAGACACGGAGAAGGAGCCTGGAACAAAGAGAACCGCTTTTGCAGCTGGGTGGATCAGAAGCTGAGCAGCAATGGGATAAAGGAAGCTCGGAACTGTGGGAAACACCTCAAAGCGCTAGGTTTTCAGTTTGACCAGGTGTTTACATCCATCCTAAGCCGTTCTATTCAGACTGCTTGGCTGGTGTTAGAAGAGATGGGGCAAGAATGGGTTCCCACCCAAAGTTCATGGCGTCTGAATGAACGCCACTACGGTGCACTGATAGGTCTCAACAGAGCAGAAATGGCTCTGAACCATGGTGAAGAGCAAGTGAAAATATGGAGAAGAAGCTATGATGTTACTCCACCTCCCATAACTGAATCTCATCCTTACTACAAAGAGATCTATGATGATCGCAGATATAAATGCTGTGATGTGTCGCAGGACAAACTCCCAATGGCTGAAAGCTTAAAAGAAGTTCTGGAGAGACTCCTTCCTTATTGGAATGAAAAGATAGCACCAGAACTGAAAAGCGGCAAAGTGATCCTTATATCTGCTCATGGAAACAGCACGAGGGCACTGCTCAAGCATCTGGAAG GAAGTGCTGTGTCCTTGTTCCCTTGCGGAGTGAATCCTCAGATGCCCCAATTAGACAACCTTGTGCTGTCAGTGATGTAA
- the BPGM gene encoding bisphosphoglycerate mutase isoform X4: protein MTKYKLVLLRHGEGAWNKENRFCSWVDQKLSSNGIKEARNCGKHLKALGFQFDQVFTSILSRSIQTAWLVLEEMGQEWVPTQSSWRLNERHYGALIGLNRAEMALNHGEEQVKIWRRSYDVTPPPITESHPYYKEIYDDRRYKCCDVSQDKLPMAESLKEVLERLLPYWNEKIAPELKSGKVILISAHGNSTRALLKHLEAPKFPKDVSLQCPVPLPGHSQKGIVFAASKEGPSACQASPMRI, encoded by the exons ATGACTAAGTACAAACTTGTTCTGTTAAGACACGGAGAAGGAGCCTGGAACAAAGAGAACCGCTTTTGCAGCTGGGTGGATCAGAAGCTGAGCAGCAATGGGATAAAGGAAGCTCGGAACTGTGGGAAACACCTCAAAGCGCTAGGTTTTCAGTTTGACCAGGTGTTTACATCCATCCTAAGCCGTTCTATTCAGACTGCTTGGCTGGTGTTAGAAGAGATGGGGCAAGAATGGGTTCCCACCCAAAGTTCATGGCGTCTGAATGAACGCCACTACGGTGCACTGATAGGTCTCAACAGAGCAGAAATGGCTCTGAACCATGGTGAAGAGCAAGTGAAAATATGGAGAAGAAGCTATGATGTTACTCCACCTCCCATAACTGAATCTCATCCTTACTACAAAGAGATCTATGATGATCGCAGATATAAATGCTGTGATGTGTCGCAGGACAAACTCCCAATGGCTGAAAGCTTAAAAGAAGTTCTGGAGAGACTCCTTCCTTATTGGAATGAAAAGATAGCACCAGAACTGAAAAGCGGCAAAGTGATCCTTATATCTGCTCATGGAAACAGCACGAGGGCACTGCTCAAGCATCTGGAAG CTCCCAAGTTCCCCAAAGACgtctctctgcagtgtccagtccctcttccTGGACACTCACAAAAAGGTATTGTGTTTGCTGCCTCAAAAGAGGGCCCATCAGCCTGTCAG GCATCTCCGATGAGGATATAG